From the genome of Populus alba chromosome 10, ASM523922v2, whole genome shotgun sequence, one region includes:
- the LOC118061561 gene encoding AT-hook motif nuclear-localized protein 20-like translates to MPILANPWWTGQVGLPGLDSSSNSPSLGKINRELSINETSNRSGGRDEDDDDRDTGDEAKEGAVEVGNRRPRGRPPGSKNKPKPPIFVTRDSPNALRSHVMEIAGGADVAESVAQFARRRQRGVCVLSGSGSVANVTLRQPAAPGAVVALHGRFEILSLTGAFLPGPAPPGSTGLTVYLAGGQGQVVGGSVVGSLIAAGPVMVIAATFANATYERLPLEDDEDAGSGGQGHIQSGANNSPPAIGSSGQQAGLPDPSSMPVYLPPNLMQSGAQQLGHDAYAWAHAARPPY, encoded by the exons ATGC CAATCCTGGCTAATCCTTGGTGGACGGGTCAGGTTGGCCTGCCTGGCCTCGACTCTTCATCCAATTCACCTTCGTTAGGAAAAATCAATCGTGAACTTTCCATTAATGAAACCAGCAACAGAAGCGGTGGAAGGgacgaagatgatgatgatagaGATACCGGAGATGAGGCTAAAGAGGGTGCTGTTGAGGTTGGTAACCGACGACCTAGAGGCCGGCCTCCTGGATCGAAAAACAAACCCAAACCACCAATTTTTGTGACTCGAGACAGCCCTAATGCCCTCCGTAGCCATGTCATGGAAATTGCTGGTGGTGCTGATGTAGCTGAGAGTGTGGCACAGTTTGCTCGGAGGCGTCAACGGGGTGTTTGTGTGCTTAGTGGCAGTGGCTCCGTGGCCAACGTAACCCTAAGACAACCGGCAGCACCGGGTGCTGTAGTCGCGCTCCACGGTAGGTTTGAGATTTTGTCCCTAACTGGGGCGTTTTTGCCGGGCCCGGCTCCTCCTGGCTCTACTGGACTGACTGTGTACCTTGCCGGCGGACAAGGGCAGGTTGTTGGAGGAAGTGTGGTTGGATCACTAATTGCAGCAGGGCCGGTCATGGTCATTGCTGCAACTTTTGCTAATGCCACTTATGAGAGGTTACCATTAGAGGATGATGAAGATGCTGGAAGTGGTGGTCAGGGACACATCCAAAGCGGAGCTAATAATTCCCCGCCAGCGATCGGAAGCAGTGGACAACAAGCTGGATTGCCTGATCCCTCATCTATGCCTGTCTATCTGCCGCCAAA